The window TGTTTAATCACAAAATCGAGTGTAATATTTTCACCAGCAGTTAATACAACAGATTTCTCTATATTTTGAATGCCAACGGCCGAAATTCTTACTATATAAGAGCCAGGTTTAATTTTTTGTATTTCGTAAAAACCTTTGTCATCAGTTATATTTCCTAATCCTTTACCTTTTAAACCTACAGAAATATAAGCTGCTGGTTTACCATCCGATGTTGATATGATTCCTTTAATGCTGCCAAGTTGTTGCGCAAAAAGAGAGGAGAAAGAAAAAGTAAGTACAAGTATTATACTACTAATTATATTTTTAAACATGTTAATTTTATTTGGATTAATTCTAAACAGTCGCAAAATAACGTCACAAATTTGTTATTTCCAAATTATTTTGAATTATTCTAAATAAAAGAAATGAAATAAGTAAAAAAGAAAGGTTGTTACTTATCTAGCTTTCTATTTGATAAATAACAACCTTAAAAAATTTAGTGCAACTACTTTATTAAAATAGCTTGCAAATTTACTGGTCTTTCTGTATCATTTGCTGGTGCAATTAAGCCACCATAAATAATATCGTAGTGGTAGCCGGCGGTAAAAGTGAAGGCTGATAATGATGTTCTAACTGCTCCACCAGTTGTTTCTTTTGCATCTAAGGAATAAACTCCTCCATCAATAGCCAAAAAGCCAGTCGCCGTTTTGTAAGTTTTTCCGGTAAATAAAGTTGTATTTGTGGTGCCGGTATTTACAAGATCCATAGCCGAAGCATCTGGAGATAAATTAATAAATCGAATGTAAGCTTTGGTAGCAGAAGTTACAGATAAATCGTCAACAGCCGTAAAAATATCGAGTGCATTAGTTTTATTAATCAAATAAATTGTGTTGTATGTTGATGCATTTATAGAAAAATCTTTACTTAATAGGGTTGTAGTGCTACTTGCCGACGTAAATTTTAAATTATAGCTTCCTGTACTTCTCGCATTGTATGCAACACTACCAGCAAAGGGTAAAGCGGAAGGGTTAATTTGGGTTCCATTTAAATATACATTATATGTGCTTAAAGTTGGAGAAGCATTGGTAACTCTAAAATATGCAATGCTTGTATCTACGGTGTCTTCTTTTTTACAAGCATTTAGTAAAGTTAACATCAACAAGATAACAACTGAAGATAATTTAAAATGATTTTTAGTAAAGTTTTTCATAAATTTTATAGGCGTTTAATAATATTCAACTGTTAATTAACTGTCTAATTTCAATTCACAAATATTGCTTTTAAATGCGAACAATGAGTTTTGAATGATGTTAATGTGATGTTAAAATTTTTAACCCGTCATGCAGACTATTTCAATGAAGCTTCTGTTTCTGTTGTTTTAGGAAATAAATTAAGGCTTGCTATTTGCTTTGTTGAGAGTTAATTTATAGCATCATTAATACGTAATTAATGTAAAAAAAATAAAAAACATTGTGTAACCCGATTTTTTTATAAACCTTTGCACCTCAATAGAGTTAAAGCCGTTTAAATACGCAAGAAATGATTAAACAATTTTTATATAAACTTTCCGATTTTACAGCACAATTAGTGTTTGGGAAAAGTATGTTTATTAATCGTTTTCAGCCAGTATTCTATTGTCCCACAAGTCGGCAAAATTTTACGCCGCGTATTTAGTACATCTTACTAATACTATGAGGAATTGATCCTCTCTAAAAACCCAATTAACAAGAATACCTTAATTTTTCGTTAGAAAACGAATGGATATTAATGAATTTATAGTACAAGTCGCCATTGCTGAACACCATGTTTTTGCAGAGCAGATTGTTACTGAAATGGCAGAATCTGCTAAAGCTCGTGGCACTGGTATTGCCAAACGTTCTCCGGAGTATGTTGCTAGCAAAATGAAAGAGGGAAAAGCCGTTATTGCATTTCATAAGGATGGAACATGGGCTGGCTTTTGTTATATTGAAACATGGAGTCATGGGCAATTTGTTGCTAATTCAGGATTAATAGTTGCTCCAGAATATAGAAAGGCTGGTTTAGCACATGCTATAAAAGAGAAAGTTTTTGATCTTTCACGAACATTATATCCTAAAGCAAAAATTTTTGGTTTGACAACTGGTTTGGCTGTAATGAAAATTAATTCTGATTTAGGCTATGAACCCGTAACCTATTCGGAACTTACCCAGGATGAAGAATTTTGGAAAGGCTGCCAAAGCTGTGTTAATTTTGAGATTTTAAAAATGAAAGAGCGTAAAAATTGCATGTGTACCGCAATGCTTTACGATCCTGCAACTCAAAAGCATGATGCTGCTAAAAAGTTTGCTGAAGAATTGCAGAAAAAACCCAAATTATACGAGCGCTTTATGCGCATAAAACAGAGTTTAGTTGTTAAACCTAAGCCAAAATCAGGCCTACTGTTTTTTTTATTTACCCTCCTATTTAATAAATGATGAAGAAGAAAGTTGTTTTAGCTTTTAGCGGTGGTCTCGATACCTCCTTTTGTTGCATATATCTGGCCCAAGATCGGGATTTAGAAGTACATTCTGTAATTGTAAACACCGGTGGATTTTCTGAAGAGGAATTACAAGAAATTGAAAAAAGAGCTTATTCTTTGGGTGTAAAATCTCATGCAGTTGTAGATGAAACTGAAAGTTATTATGACGGATGCATCAAATATTTGATCTATGGAAACGTTTTAAAAAATGCAACTTATCCGCTTTCTGTTAGTGCAGAACGTGTTAGTCAGGCTACTGCTATTGCTAAATACGTAAAAAAAATTGGCGCTGATTACGTTGCTCACGGCAGTACTGGTGCAGGAAATGACCAGGTTCGTTTTGATATGATTTTTAACATCATTATTCCTGAAGTTGAAATCATTACACCAATTAGAGATTTAAAATTATCCCGCGAAGCGGAAATAGAATATTTAGCCGAAAGAGGCGTGGAATATAGTGCAGAGAAAGCAAGATATTCAATCAATAAAGGTTTGTGGGGAACTTCTGTTGGAGGAAAAGAAACACTTACTTCTAACGAAACTTTACCAGAAAGTGCATGGCCAACTCAAGTTTCGGAAACAGAATCATGCAAAATCGAATTATCTTTTGAAAAAGGGGAATTAGTTGCCATTGATGGTGAAACTATGGAGCCTGTTAGAGCAATTCAAAAATTACAAGCCATTGCTCAACCTTATGGTATCGGTCGTGATATTCACATTGGTGATACCATAATCGGCATTAAAGGCCGAGTTGGTTTCGAAGCTGCAGCTCCAATTATCATTATCAAAGCTCATCATACTTTAGAAAAACATACTTTAACAAAGTGGCAACTAAGCTGGAAAGAACAACTATCGTCTTTCTATGGAAACTGGTTGCATGAAGGTCAATTTCATGACCCAATTATGCGGAATATCGAATCTTTTTTAACTGATACGCAAAAAGTAGTTAGTGGAAAAGTGTTTGTAGAACTGTTGCCTTACCGTTTTCAAATTATTGGAATTGAATCTGATCATGATTTAATGAGTAACAAATTTGGTAGCTACGGCGAAATGAATAACGCTTGGAGCGGAGAAGATGTGAAAGGTTTCTCTAAAATTTTTGGTAATCAGGTAATGATTTGGCATAAAGTAAACGGAGAAGAAGCTTAAAGACTAGAGCGGAAAGCTTTTCTTTCCAAGTTGTCATCCTAAGCTTGTCGAAGGAAAATAAATTATAACATGGAAAAAATTAAAGCAGGAATAATAGGTGGCGCAGGGTACACAGGTGGCGAAATGCTACGTATCCTAATCAATCATCCAAACGTTGAAATTGCTTTTGTAAATAGTACCAGTAACGCTGGGAATTTAATTTCTGATGTACATACTGATTTAATCGGCGAAACTGATTTAAAATTTGTAAGTGATGTTCCTAAGGATATTGATGTACTATTTTTATGCGTTGGGCATGGCGATGCTAAAAAGTTTTTGGCTGCTAACTTAATTAATGAGGATATTAAAATTATCGATTTATCTCAGGATTTCCGACTAGCTACAAATGCTGGCTACGAAAATCGTGAATTCATTTACGGACTTCCAGAACTTAATCGAGAGAAAATTAAATCTGCAAAAAATATTGCAAATCCTGGTTGTTTTGCTACTTGTATCCAACTTGGATTATTGCCATTAGCTGCAAAAGGTTTAATTAAAAATGAAGTTCATATTAATGCGACAACTGGTTCTACAGGCGCCGGACAAGGTTTATCAACAACTTCTCATTTTAGTTGGAGAAATAATAATCTTTCCATTTATAAGGCTTTTGAACATCAACATTTAAATGAGATTGGTGAAAGTCTCGTACAGGCAGGTTCCCCTTTAGGGGCGGAGGGGTTAAATTTCATCCCACAGCGTGGAGCTTTTACGAGAGGAATTTTGGCCTCAATGTATTTAGAAAGCGATTTAACATTAGAAGAGGCGCAAATCATTTATGAGGAATATTATAGCACTCATCCGTTTACACATGTAAGTCGGAAAAACATTGATTTAAAACAGGTTGTAAATACAAATAAAGCCTTGGTTCATGTAGAAAAGCATGGCACTAAATTATTTATTATCAGCATTATCGATAACCTACTTAAAGGCGCTAGCGGACAAGCGGTTCAGAATATGAATTTATTGTTCGGCTTGGAAGAAAACGCAGGTTTGCGTTTAAAGGCATCCTACTTTTAATCAAATGTCATGCTGAGCTTGTCGAAGCACCTAATAAAGAGATTCTTCGCAAGCTCAGAATGACAAAATAATTCCTAAAAAAATGCAATTATTCGACGTTTACCCACTTAACGATATAGAAATTACCAAAGCAACAGGCAGCAATGTTTGGGATGCTAACGGACAACAATACTTGGATTTATATGGCGGTCACGCAGTGATTTCCATCGGTCACACCAATCCACATTACGTAAATCGCTTAGCAGATCAATTAAATAAGGTAGGTTTTTACTCTAATTCGGTCAAAATTCCTTTGCAAAATCAACTTGCTGAAAAGCTGGGCGAAGTTTCTGGGAAAAAAGATTTTCAATTATTCTTGGTTAATTCTGGTGCTGAGGCAAACGAAAATGCTTTAAAATTAGCGTCGTTTTATAATGGAAGAAAGAAAGTGATTGCTTTCACAGGCGCTTTCCATGGAAGAACATCTTTAGCAGTTGCTGTTACAGATAACCCTAAAATAGTAGCGCCAATTAATCAAACGGAAAACGTAATCTTTTTGCCCTTTAATAATGAAGTTGCTTTAGAAGATACATTCAAAGCGCAAGGCGATGAAATCTCTGCCGTCATTATTGAAGGAATACAAGGTGTTGGTGGAATTAAAGAAGCATCAAAAAGTTTCTTGCAGAAAATTCGTACCCTATGTGATGAATACAACGCAGTTTATATCGCCGATTCAGTGCAGTGCGGGTACGGTAGAACAGGTTTGTTTTACTCGCACGATTATTCAGGTGTTGAGGCCGATGTTTACACGATGGCGAAAGGAATGGGTAATGGATTTCCGGTTGCGGGAATTTCAATTGCTCCAAAATTTAAGCCATGGCATGGCGAATTGGGTACAACTTTCGGTGGGAATCATTTGGCCTGTGCTGCGGCTTTAGCTGTTTTAGAAGTGATGCAACAGGAAAACCTAATGAAAAATGCTGAAGAATTAGGAAACTATTTGATCGAAGAATTAAAGAAATTTGAGCAAGTAATTGAAGTTCGAGGTCGTGGGTTAATGATAGGAATTGAACTACCAGCAGAACTTGCTCATGTTAAAAAAGAATTATTATTTACGCACCATATTTTTACCGGCGAAGCAAAACCGAACGTAATTCGTTTGTTGCCAGCTTTGAATTTAACTAAAGCACATGCGGATGAATTTTTGGCTGCGTTTGGTGAACTAGTTAATTAGCGAAAAGCTGAAAGACTAAAGCTGAAAGTGGATTGCGATTAGCTTATATGATGGCAAAGAACTAATTTAGAGAAGTCCCTATTTTCAAATACAAAGGCTTTGTCTTTGTGCTTAAAATTTAAGCTAAACGAAAATGAGGAATTATCAAAAATTAGAAGTTTGGAAAAAAGCGCATTTAATGGTTCTATTTGTTTATTCAGATATTCTTCCATTATTTCCACTCTCTGAGAAGTACGATTTGCATAGTCAAGTCAAAAGAGCTGCATATTCAGTCCCTTTAAACATTGTTGAAGGAGCTGGAAGAAATTCGGACATGGATTTTGCTAGGTTTTTAGATATGGCGTTAGGTTCTTGCCACGAAACCGAATATGCTTGTTTGCTTGCAAAAGATTTGAGATACTTAAATGAAGAAAAGTATCATGAGATAAATAATAAAACTAATGAGGTTAAAGCAATGCTGATTGGCTTGCTGAAACGTTTAAGAAATAATTGACTAAGACGTAGGTCTGTTTTTTGCATTGGCAGAAAGCTTTCAGCCTTGAGCTCTAGTCTTCAAGCTATTAAAAATGAAACTTTTCACTTCCGTACATGATGTTCCAAGCATCAAACAATTTGTAAAAGATGCACTTGCGCTAAAAGCAAATCCATATGCTCATCAGGATTTAGGTAAGAACAAAACTTTAGGTTTAGTTTTTATGAATCCTAGCTTACGTACCCGTTTAAGCACTCAAAAAGCTGCATTAAATTTAGGTATGAATGTGATGGTGATGAATTTAGACAAAGAAGGTTGGGCTTTAGAAACACAAGATGGCGTTGTCATGAATGGTTCTACAGTTGAACATATTCGTGAAGCTGCCGCAGTAATGGGCCAATATTGTGATATTTTAGGATTGCGTTCGTTTCCTAAATTAAACAATCGTGAAGAAGATTATAGTGAAGATTTCTTCAACAAATTTGTAAAATACTGTGCTATTCCAGTGGTTAGTTTGGAAAGCGCAACCCGTCATCCCTTGCAAAGTTTTGCTGATATTATTACCATTCACGAAACCTGGACGGAAAAAATCGATGGCACAAAACCAAAGGTAGTTTTGGCTTGGGCGCCTCATGTTAAAGCATTGCCACAAGCAGTTCCAAATTCATTTGCTGAATGGATGTGTAAAGCACAGGAAGAGGGAATGATTGATTTTACAATCGCTCAACCTGAAGGTTACGAACTTGCTGAAAACTTTACTCCAGGAGCTGATATTCAATATAATATAGAGGAAGCTTTGGCTGGTGCTGATTATGTTTATGTTAAAAATTGGAGCAGTTATAAAGAATATGGTAAAGTTTTAACTTATCCAGATGGGTGGATGATGAATAATGAAAAGCTGAAGTTTACTAACAACGCAAAAGTAATGCACTGCTTACCTGTTCGTCGAGATTTAGAGTTGTCGTCTGAGATTTTAGACGGTCCAAATTCATTGGTAATTCACGAAGCTGGAAATCGCTTGTGGGCGGCGCAAGCGGTGTTGAAAGCAATGTTGGAAGAATTATAAATATGTTACGGGTTGTGAGTTGCGGGTATAGATACCGAAGCTCATAACCCATAACTCGCAACCCATAACTCAAATATGAAACAACTCACAATCATAAAAATAGGTGGAAATGTAATTGATAACTCGGCAAATTTACATCAGTTTTTGTTAGATTTTACGGCATTACCAGGAGATAAAATATTAGTTCATGGAGGAGGAAAAATTGCAACCGAATTGGGTGAAAGCTTAGGCATAGAAGCCAAAATGGTTGAAGGAAGAAGGGTTACTGATATTGAAACTTTGCGCATTGTAACAATGGTTTACGCAGGTTTGATAAATAAAAATATGGTTGCTCAATTACAAGCAAAGGGCAGCAATGCGATTGGTTTAACTGGTGCTGATGGAAATATCATTAAGGCGAAGAAACGTCCAGTTAAAGATATTGATTATGGTTTCGTTGGGGATTTAGACGAGAATTCTGTATCTGCAACAACTTTAAATAGTTTATTAAAAGCTGGTTTGGTTCCGGTTTTATGTGCAATTACGCATGATGGAGATACTCAACTTTTGAATACAAATGCCGATACGATTGCCTCTTCAGTTGCTGTTGCAATGTCGTCTTTATATGAAACGCGTTTGGTATATTGCTTTGAAAAAAAAGGTGTATTGATTGATGTAGACGATGATAATTCTGTAATTAAAGAAATTAAAGCGGATGAATTTGAGGGTTTAAAAGTTGATGGTATAGTGCAAGGCGGAATGATTCCAAAATTGCAAAATGCTTTTGAAGCAATTACAAAGGGTGTTTCTGCGGTTTTTATCGGTAAAGCCAATGAATTAGGAGAGCTTGCTGAGGGAACTTTCGGAACTAAGATGTTGAAGTAAGGTTTTCACCACCAAGACACCAAGAACACAAAGGATAATAAATCTAACTTTGTTACCTCTGTGTTTTTGTGATGTATGATTGTGCAATAGAAAGAAGAAGAAACCGAATGATTACAATCTTTGCCGTCTAAACCTGATAGCAGTGGAAAGCTCCCGATTTTTCTTCGGGACTTGTAACGAATAGCAGGACTGAACATTAATAGCATTACTAAACTTGCTTTTCAAAAAAAATAAATCAGTGTAATCAAATAATCGGTGTAATCAAACCGGAGGTATAATCATGACAAAAAAAATAGCCATAATTGGTAGCGGGAATATCGGTTTATCTTTAGCGAAAGGATTGGTAAAAGCTGACTTTGCTCAAGCTGCCGATATAACACTAACAAGAAGAAATATCGATCATTTGAAATCTTTTTCGGACGCTGGATTTATAGTGAGCAATAACAATAAACAAGCAGTCGCCAATGCGGATGTTGTAATTCTAGCTGTTCTACCCCAACAATTAAACACCGTTTTGGATGAAATAAGTTCTTCCATATACACTGAAAAGCACCTCGTAATCTCCGTTATCTCTGGTGTAAGTTGTGCTGCGGTTCGAGAAAAGTTAGGAGAAAACGTAGAAGTAATACGCGTAATGCCAAATACGGCAATTGCAATCGGGCAATCGATGACTTGTATGGCGAGCGACAATGCATCAGCAGAAAATATCGAAGATGTTACTAAAATGTTCGAAACCGTTGGTGCCGTTGTAAAGATTAATGAAGACTTAATGACTGCCGCAACAGCGCTTTGTGCTTGTGGTATTGCTTTCTTTTTAAGGGCAATCAGAGCTGCATCTCAAGGCGGTGTAGAAATTGGTTTTCATGCTGATGAGGCTTTGAAAATGGCAGTTCAAACCGCAAAAGGAGCTGCAGATTTACTTTTATTACATGGAACGCATCCAGAATCAGAAATAGATAAGGTAACTTCGCCAAAAGGCTGCACTATTGCTGGTTTAAATGAAATGGAGCATAATGGGTTTAGCTCTTCTTTGATAAAAGGCATTAAGCTTTCTGCTTTAAAAGCAGGAAATTTATACACCAAGGAAAGCTAAAAGGTTAAAGCTCAAAGCAAATATAAAAGTGGCAAGTTTAAGGCTCAATGTCTTGATACTTGATACTAATTACTTGATACTATGTTGTTAGAAAATATACAAAAGGAAAGTCTGGATTTGTTGAGGCAATTAATTCGAATTCAGTCTTTTAGTAAAGAAGAAGATAGAACAGCTAACTTAATTGCTCAATTTTTAGAAGAGCGAGGCGTTAAAAACCAGCGTAAAATGAACAACGTTTGGGCATACAATAAGCACTTTGATGCGAGTAAACCCACCGTTTTATTAAATTCTCATCACGATACGGTCAAACCAAATTCTGGTTATACACGCGACCCATATGATGCTGCAATAGAAGGTGATAAGCTTTTTGGTTTAGGTAGCAATGACGCTGGCGGATGCTTAGTTTCGCTAATTGGAGCGTTTT is drawn from Pedobacter mucosus and contains these coding sequences:
- the argG gene encoding argininosuccinate synthase, whose translation is MKKKVVLAFSGGLDTSFCCIYLAQDRDLEVHSVIVNTGGFSEEELQEIEKRAYSLGVKSHAVVDETESYYDGCIKYLIYGNVLKNATYPLSVSAERVSQATAIAKYVKKIGADYVAHGSTGAGNDQVRFDMIFNIIIPEVEIITPIRDLKLSREAEIEYLAERGVEYSAEKARYSINKGLWGTSVGGKETLTSNETLPESAWPTQVSETESCKIELSFEKGELVAIDGETMEPVRAIQKLQAIAQPYGIGRDIHIGDTIIGIKGRVGFEAAAPIIIIKAHHTLEKHTLTKWQLSWKEQLSSFYGNWLHEGQFHDPIMRNIESFLTDTQKVVSGKVFVELLPYRFQIIGIESDHDLMSNKFGSYGEMNNAWSGEDVKGFSKIFGNQVMIWHKVNGEEA
- a CDS encoding GNAT family N-acetyltransferase: MDINEFIVQVAIAEHHVFAEQIVTEMAESAKARGTGIAKRSPEYVASKMKEGKAVIAFHKDGTWAGFCYIETWSHGQFVANSGLIVAPEYRKAGLAHAIKEKVFDLSRTLYPKAKIFGLTTGLAVMKINSDLGYEPVTYSELTQDEEFWKGCQSCVNFEILKMKERKNCMCTAMLYDPATQKHDAAKKFAEELQKKPKLYERFMRIKQSLVVKPKPKSGLLFFLFTLLFNK
- the proC gene encoding pyrroline-5-carboxylate reductase codes for the protein MTKKIAIIGSGNIGLSLAKGLVKADFAQAADITLTRRNIDHLKSFSDAGFIVSNNNKQAVANADVVILAVLPQQLNTVLDEISSSIYTEKHLVISVISGVSCAAVREKLGENVEVIRVMPNTAIAIGQSMTCMASDNASAENIEDVTKMFETVGAVVKINEDLMTAATALCACGIAFFLRAIRAASQGGVEIGFHADEALKMAVQTAKGAADLLLLHGTHPESEIDKVTSPKGCTIAGLNEMEHNGFSSSLIKGIKLSALKAGNLYTKES
- a CDS encoding aspartate aminotransferase family protein, giving the protein MQLFDVYPLNDIEITKATGSNVWDANGQQYLDLYGGHAVISIGHTNPHYVNRLADQLNKVGFYSNSVKIPLQNQLAEKLGEVSGKKDFQLFLVNSGAEANENALKLASFYNGRKKVIAFTGAFHGRTSLAVAVTDNPKIVAPINQTENVIFLPFNNEVALEDTFKAQGDEISAVIIEGIQGVGGIKEASKSFLQKIRTLCDEYNAVYIADSVQCGYGRTGLFYSHDYSGVEADVYTMAKGMGNGFPVAGISIAPKFKPWHGELGTTFGGNHLACAAALAVLEVMQQENLMKNAEELGNYLIEELKKFEQVIEVRGRGLMIGIELPAELAHVKKELLFTHHIFTGEAKPNVIRLLPALNLTKAHADEFLAAFGELVN
- the argC gene encoding N-acetyl-gamma-glutamyl-phosphate reductase — protein: MEKIKAGIIGGAGYTGGEMLRILINHPNVEIAFVNSTSNAGNLISDVHTDLIGETDLKFVSDVPKDIDVLFLCVGHGDAKKFLAANLINEDIKIIDLSQDFRLATNAGYENREFIYGLPELNREKIKSAKNIANPGCFATCIQLGLLPLAAKGLIKNEVHINATTGSTGAGQGLSTTSHFSWRNNNLSIYKAFEHQHLNEIGESLVQAGSPLGAEGLNFIPQRGAFTRGILASMYLESDLTLEEAQIIYEEYYSTHPFTHVSRKNIDLKQVVNTNKALVHVEKHGTKLFIISIIDNLLKGASGQAVQNMNLLFGLEENAGLRLKASYF
- a CDS encoding four helix bundle protein encodes the protein MRNYQKLEVWKKAHLMVLFVYSDILPLFPLSEKYDLHSQVKRAAYSVPLNIVEGAGRNSDMDFARFLDMALGSCHETEYACLLAKDLRYLNEEKYHEINNKTNEVKAMLIGLLKRLRNN
- the argB gene encoding acetylglutamate kinase, producing the protein MKQLTIIKIGGNVIDNSANLHQFLLDFTALPGDKILVHGGGKIATELGESLGIEAKMVEGRRVTDIETLRIVTMVYAGLINKNMVAQLQAKGSNAIGLTGADGNIIKAKKRPVKDIDYGFVGDLDENSVSATTLNSLLKAGLVPVLCAITHDGDTQLLNTNADTIASSVAVAMSSLYETRLVYCFEKKGVLIDVDDDNSVIKEIKADEFEGLKVDGIVQGGMIPKLQNAFEAITKGVSAVFIGKANELGELAEGTFGTKMLK
- a CDS encoding acetylornithine carbamoyltransferase, whose amino-acid sequence is MKLFTSVHDVPSIKQFVKDALALKANPYAHQDLGKNKTLGLVFMNPSLRTRLSTQKAALNLGMNVMVMNLDKEGWALETQDGVVMNGSTVEHIREAAAVMGQYCDILGLRSFPKLNNREEDYSEDFFNKFVKYCAIPVVSLESATRHPLQSFADIITIHETWTEKIDGTKPKVVLAWAPHVKALPQAVPNSFAEWMCKAQEEGMIDFTIAQPEGYELAENFTPGADIQYNIEEALAGADYVYVKNWSSYKEYGKVLTYPDGWMMNNEKLKFTNNAKVMHCLPVRRDLELSSEILDGPNSLVIHEAGNRLWAAQAVLKAMLEEL
- a CDS encoding DUF4397 domain-containing protein is translated as MKNFTKNHFKLSSVVILLMLTLLNACKKEDTVDTSIAYFRVTNASPTLSTYNVYLNGTQINPSALPFAGSVAYNARSTGSYNLKFTSASSTTTLLSKDFSINASTYNTIYLINKTNALDIFTAVDDLSVTSATKAYIRFINLSPDASAMDLVNTGTTNTTLFTGKTYKTATGFLAIDGGVYSLDAKETTGGAVRTSLSAFTFTAGYHYDIIYGGLIAPANDTERPVNLQAILIK